The DNA segment ttattattattattgagtgcTATACCTTTGTTCATGTTTTACAGTTCTTGCCTGTTTTGAGGCTAGAAGATTTTTCACATATGCACACAAgttaatatagatagatagatagatagatggttatttaaatagccatcctttcaTGCATTAATAATCTTTTTACTATATCCTAATTAACAGTTTTGCACCATTGTGTGTTGTGTAATTGTGAAAGAAAGGCGATTTccatctctgtctctctgtctgcagaTCCCCTCTCAGGATGATGGGCCTCTACCAGACCCCTTCAGTGACATCAGCGCTGGGGGCTGGGAAATCACAGATGAGCCAAGGGGACGCCTGTCACTCTGGGCAGTCTCACTGCAAGGGAAGGTAAGACAAACAATAATCTTTTAAAGTTTAAAAGGTGTTTGCAAATtgtgctgtaaaaaaataatatttgccTTATTTGGAAGCAAGTGCATAGGATTAAACCAGTTGCAACAGCATACAAGTTgcaagaaacaacaacaaaaaagtgctCTTTTCTTATTACAATGATACCATTTAAATTTGCTGTGTCAGTCTCGGAAAATGTTGGATCTGACCATGGAAAAGTAAAGCAGTACCAACAGCTGACCACAAGAGGACATGGTTAGCTCACATTTGTGTCTGAATGGCTTGCATTTTGTTCAAGGGGAGATGCTTCTGTGGCTACTGCTCTTGATCTTTACACAAGCTACAGTACCTATTCACAGCAAGGAATCCAGTCTGTACAGAGCTCTCTTTGTTTCCAGGTTGTTGGGGTCTGTTTCTGATGCCTTTGAGGACACTGTATAATCTGGACAACAGATAGCTTCAAGAACTAACCTAATATCCCTTTCAAATCAGTTTtacacagggttttttttgtttttgttttctatgtattattattattattattattattattattattattattatacagtatatgaagtGATGTTGTTTTGTTGTGTGCGCAGATGTGGTACAGAGAAGGAATTCACCATCACAATCCTGAGGGCTCCATGTGGACAGAGGTCACGACCCCTGGAGAGGTGGTTCAGATCAGCTGTGGGCCGAGTGACCTCGTCTGGGCTGTACTGTGGGAGGGACAGCTGCTGGTCAGAGAGGGGATCAGCAGAGAGAACCCTAAAGGTCAGAGCGTACCCCTGGATTTGATTTCCTTCCTTTCCCCAAGTTTCCAACAGTGCCAAATTCTGTTCCAGTTATGTGGTGTCCACTGAGTCAAAGTTGAGACTGCTAAACTCACATTATTTGTGACTCAAGTTGGATATGAAGCCCTGTGTCCACGGGAGAAAGGCTAATGCATTCATTTCAGTGTCTTTGTTTAAATCTATTTATatgtagcattttttttctgtgaatacAGTAGCTGTAAACATGATAAGTTTCGGTGTACAGTACCATGATAATTTATTACCAAGTAAGAGGCAAGTAGTAGGCAAACCACTAATTCTTGATGAATCGTTTAATACATTCATTATTTGTCAATGTGACCATTTCTAGGCTCCTCTTGGGTGGTGGTTGATTCCCCAAGTACAGAAGTTGGTGCAATTCATGTAGCAGTGGGCATTAATGTTGTGTGGGCCGTCACGAAGGACAGAAAGGTAAGTAGGAGCCCATTGTTTTATGTATTGCTTGATCTGAGTAAGAAGAGAGGCTGTGCTGTTCTTGTTCTAGTTGGTTTAACTTAATAATGTCCACAAAAGGAATTAGCCAAGAAGAttattttgtgtctgtttttcaggtGTGGTTTCGCCGGGGTATAAACTCCCATAACCCCTGTGGAACGGGCTGGATTGGAATGGTAGGAGAAATGGTCATGGTGAATGTAGGACTGAACGACCAGGTAAGAGATTTTAGAAAAATCAGAGGAATTATTCAGTTAAGAGGTCAGCTGCTCTTTCCAGTCacaacttgtttatttttttaaacagccgtCTGTCTTAAGCAGTCCCGTTTTAAAGACCAGTTAATTCAGCTTTCAgtttataattattaataataatatttataccaATTTTAAGATTCTGCCTTCATTCATTGTGTAATTTTAACGTTTAAGTTTTGATGTACtttaattttaatataaaatgcatttcaacTCCCTGTCTACAGACAGTGTCCAGTTGCAATCCGCTGTGTATTTCTGCTGTCTGTGCTACTGAATTTCACCCTCGAGTTGCAAGCACTGCAAAACATTTCAAAGCAGGGATCATGCTTTTGAAATTGTATCTGTGGCCCTGCAACAATATACAGCTGGAAACCGTATAccgaaccatatatatatatatatatatatatatatatatctatatatatggcATCAGGCCCCTTCAAGTACATATCAAGAAGCGTGCTCCTCTGGTCTATTTTCTTATTCTGTTCAAATTATATCAAAGCCAAGGGCATGTACAAGGAAAAGTGATATGCCCATAGTAATGGTTCAGTTTACAGTTTTGTTAGCTAATCTCAATGGGTCTGTGGGAGGGCCCTACCATTAAGTGAGGCTTTGGATTGGTTTGAGCTGGGTGAGAGCACTAATAGCCATGTAAATAATACAGTTTATCCATTGGTATGGcaaagactttttaaaatgaagaagTACAATTTGTTATTCATTAAACTTCTCTAAACTTAAAAAGCCATCAACAGTCTAACATTTTCAGGCAACTTTCCAGTTGGGTATTTAAAAGTTGGAAAATACTCAAGATATGGTTTGAGACCAGAAAAATTGTGCTGTATTAGACAGCGTGCTGGATTAGAGTTACTGTCAAATAatataatactgtacctaaaaaaggTAAAATTAAAAAACCTATTTGAAcacgtttaaataaataaataataatttagtatAATAAACATAATATTGCCTCAGCAAACTGTAAACACAAATTGGTGTTGTCAGAAGACGAATTCCATTTAAGATACTCCTCTTCACTAAAGGGTCTCCTTGTCTGTCTCTCACACCAGGTGTGGGGAATCAGCTGTGAAGACAGAGCTGTGTATATCCGTCAAGGAGTCACGTGCAGCGAACTCAGTGGAAAGACCTGGAGAGCCATTACTGTAGCTAGAGATGATGACAGGTCTCGCTCTGGAAGCGCCAACAGCCTTGCCAGGTATCTCTGTTCCAGAGTATCCAATCTCATCCCGTGCTCAAGCAACTATCTGCAATTTTGCAAGGAATGTTTTCTatggcatttttttaaatctatatatgacttcattaaatacattttgcagTTTGTGGGACTTTTTTCAACTGCTTTAGAGATGATTTATTAGTTTAACCTAATGTTCCAAAAGATAATCTAATCTGAAGTCTCGAatgctttaaaatgtaatcttatATTCTTTCTCCcctcccatcccatcccatcccatcccatcccatcccatcccaagTGCTGGCTGCTTTTTCAGTGGGGAGGTGAGAGTCCAGTCACAGTCATCTGTTATGAATGATGCCGAGTCGTCTTCTGAAACCGAAAGGTCTCAGGCTGCACAGTCCACCTCACCCACGCATGCTGATGCCATGAAGCGTAGAATCCCTAAAGTGACCAGTGACAGCTTCATCTCAGAGCTGGTCTCCGACAAAGAGCGTAAGCCAGGCAGGGATGGGAGGGACGGCCCTACCCCTTCCATCCAGGAGGATGGGGCACCCCAAGAACAAGCCTCTGCCGACCAGGAGACATCCGTCGAGCTGTTCCCACAGTCCTCCGGCCAGCAGGGGGCCCGAGACCCCAAGTGGAGTAACGTGGATTTAGAAGAAGCTCAGCCTCCCCTGCCAGCTGCAGCTTCAGACACCACGGAAACCTCCAGCCTGTCCTCTGTAGCTACCTACAACTTGGGCATAGAGGAGCAGTATGGGGTGGACGAGCACCCTCTCTGGGCCTGGGTCAGTGGAGGGGGCTGTGCCGTGGATTCACACACCCACTTAAACTGGTTCAGTGCCTCGACAGGTAAATACGTGGCAGACCTTAAAACCATATAAACAAGCATCAAAGGTCTGAAGTCATCTGTTTATGCAAAGAGCTAGTGCAGCTTTGAAATAAAGGACCTTGCTTTTAATACTTATGTCTATATATGATTTATTGGCATGGCTGTTGTAGCAAAATAGAACAGAGCTCTGTTTAGCTTTGACATCCCAGAAGATTTTAAACACTTTAGCCCGTAATTAACAATCACGTGATCAGAGTGGCCTGCACACATGCAGGTCTGGTGAGACTCTTGGTTTCAGACATTCAATCACAGCTAAGGCTGAACATCCACTGAACGGGAGAAAGCTCACCCCAGTGTTCCCTTAACCACACTATATTTAATATAATGCGCCAATTAACGTGCTATAGTCCTATAATGCAGTAAgtctgtttgcaatgtctctgtGCTTTAGGTGTGTCCTCCTGTGTGCAGTCCATGTCCCTGTCTATCACCCCAGCACAGACAGCAGCATGGCGGAAACAGATCTTCGAGCAGCTGAGCGAGCGGtccaagagagagatggagaattTCAAACACTATGAGCAAGCGATTGAGCAGGTCCAGATACTCTTCTACTGTATATGCAGAGGAAGGATCATGTGTACGCACATCATACCAGCAAATGCAATTGTAGCAAGGTGTTTTAGcaacaaaccaaaagaaaatcACCCattaaagaaaccaaaaaaaaaaagatcatttttATTGGGCCTACAGTATTAAATACTTGAATTATAATATTCACACCTTGGTATGAGCCTGAGActgctttatatttatttagacattttaaacaaagacaaaaacacaGTTTCTCAGTGCTCACCCTGAAGATAGAAGTGTGTATTCTACATTATGCAAGATTCTACCACGGAAAATGCCCAAGATGAGCACAAGTTAACAAATAGAGTTGATTTTGGGGGGTAGGCTTCTTCTCCCAGCTCAGATAGCAGGTTAGCCCAGTTAAAATGAGTTTGGTAGGGCAAAGGTGTGTTGTAAAGAATTGTTTCAAAGCTTGACAATCTCTCTAAAAGTCCACTCTCATCTAAAGTGTGGAATGCGTCTAAAGTAAATTAAAGCACGTCAGATaacagctgtgctgttttgtttattatattaGTCATGACATCTTAAATCCGGTGGatgaatgattaaaaaaaagaaaaattgacaAGCAATTTCTATTGCTTTTAAAGCCATGTAATAACCAGAGTATTTAATTTCCCTGGAACAGTCTGTGTGGGTGAAGAAGGGCAACATGCAGTGGTGGAGAGACTGGAAACCAAACAAGTGGATAGACATCCGGTTTGCCCTGGAGCAATTTTCAGGGACCGACGGCAATCGAGATGGCATCCTCTTCATTTACTACACATTCAATGATGAAAAgaaggttgttattattattattattattattattattattattattattattattattatttattattaataataacaattaaaacagTGAAGGAAAGGTTACATTTCTGGGAAATGCTCTTAGATAAAAACTGTACTTAACACTGATCAAAGCACTAGCTGTTTGACTCAGttccttatagttttaccttagcAGTGTATGATTCCATATTTAATTTATGGGTGACGAATATGGTCTTGTATACCCTCACTCCACCTCTACATCAGTTGTGACTAAAACTAATCTATAACTCTGAGCATTGACCAAAGCAGATCAACTATTTTGATATTAATATTGCTTTTAAGGCTGCTGCTGCTTTCCATATATTTACCTGTGTCTGCTGCTAATGAGAAGGGGCGGCTTGGTCAGACTGGTTTCTCCAGTTCATTGAAATATATGGTGTCTCTAAAAGACTCATTGTGTGCATATAGTAATATAGATGAAGAGCTAACATTCCCCCCTCCCCTTCCACAGTACCTCCATGCGTTTATAAATGAGATTACTGTCCTGGTCCCTGTTCTCAATGATACAAAACACACGTTTGCTATCTATACACCGGAAAGGACCAAACAGAGATGGCCAATACGGCTGACTGCTGCTACCGAACAGGAGATGCACGACTGGGTAACTCCTATTTTATATTAACTTCCATTACCTCGTGTGTTATAGAGCCTGCAGCCCACGAGGCTGGTATTCAGTCAAAACTGGCATAGAGACTTGGCTCTGCATTAAGCAGCAAAGACTTCACAATTGTGTTGGGTATTTACTGGTACAGGAATGTCATTTTACAATGATTTATTTTTCCCCGCAGCTTGCCCTTCTGAACTTATCCTGCTGTGATTCAAGAGGGATCCATGGTGCGCCTTGTAAGCAGGCGATTTGGTCCACTACATGCAAGGGTGACATCTATGTTTGTGAGCCCGCTCCGAATCTGGAGGCGGTTCCCTATCCATTGCCCTGTGATCAAATGTAAGTGCTCTGTTCCCTTGCATTGGCAGCCACGCTGTTCTAGAGTTCTAAACGTGATGTCACAATGTACATGGCTATCGCTCACTTCTGTTTTGTGCTTCAGGTTTTGGAGACAGATCGGAGGGCACCTGCGCCTGGTGGAAAGTAACAGTCTGGGAATCGTATGGGGTATTGGATATGATCACACAGCTTGGGTGTACACTGGAGGCTATGGAGGTGGCTTCTCTCAGGGTAATTTTCTGTAACTTAGTTTTGAGTTTGATTCCAAAAAAAGGTAATTCAGGGTTGTTTCCATTTGCTCACATCTCAACATTTCTCTCCCCAGGGCTGGGAAGCAGCACTGATAATatccacacacagacagacgtcaAGAGCATTTACATTTATGAAAATCAGCGCTGGAACCCAGTAACTGGCTACAGCAGCAGGTCAGATGTTGCAAACTGTGGAACCACACATTGAAGTAGATAGGGCTTTGCACGTTTGAGAAAACTTGAAGTAATGCCAGGGTTTCCCGATTTGACATATAAATATAAGATCATTAACTGTGTCTTCCCCTGCAGAGGTCTTCCCACAGACCGGTACATGTGGAGCGATGTGTCCGGTTTGCAGGAATGCACCAAAGCAAGCACTAAGCCTCCATCTCCACAGTGGACCTGGGTAGGTCTGTCTTCTTTTCACTTCTCTGCAGACCTAAATGCTGACCTTAATTAACTGTTTTTATCCTGGATCCCCCTCTGGCTGCAGTGGGTATTTAAATTACTCACTTGTTGGTAGCGTTGGGTAATCAGTCACACAAATAAATGAGTCTTTTAAAAAGGAACTCCCATTTGAATGCATTCTGTGTCCTTGGCAGGTGTCCGACTGGTGCATTGACTATAATACTTCAGGTGGGACTGACAGAGAGGGCTGGCAGTATGCTGCTGATTTTCCAGCGTAAGTCACATCTGATATACCCAGTAGCTGTTTGTTACGCTATgtaattttttacatttttttttatttgcagaatGTTTCCTTATCTACTCTTTTAAGTCTGAACTGCTGATCtgtatgcatgtttttttgcTCCAGTCGTGTTTCTCGTTTTCTTTTAGGACCTATCACGGGTACAAGACGATGAAAGACTTTGTGAGGCGGAGGCGCTGGGCAaggcatgtttatttttattttttttataaaactgtaatgcaAAGTAACCTAATCctatatcttaaaaaaaaaaaaaaaaaaaaaaaaactgggacgtctatttatttcattattttcctTACAGGAAATGTAAAATCACCACGACTGGCCCATGGCTGGAAGTTCCTCCCATCGCACTCTGGGATCTCACCATCCTGCCCTGCTCCTCTCAGAGCTCCGTGGAGGAGGTCTCACTCTGGGGCATCAGCAACAAGGGAGACGTCCTGTGTCGGATCGGAGTGACACAGCAGAGCCCCGCAGTGAGTCTCTGATTCTACCCAGGCTCCTGTAGTGTTTTAAAACCTGAAGTTGATGTAATGAgcacagtgttttcatttaccaATACTATCAAACTATCAAATGGGCTGGTCTTACGCTGTCTGGTCAATGACTAGGAAGAACAGCCTGCAGGTTATGAATTCATCAAGAGAAAAATAGCCTGTAGCAGAGCTGTGGAGCACACTATTTCTTCTGACCGCATAACCACCATCCATAGACCCAGTAGTGATGGGTGTCTTCTGAGGCCTGCAATAGATACAAATAATTGGAGCAACTTTGAAAAACCTCTTTGAAAGCACAGATTTCTGGATTACTCGGGCAACCCCTCACTCTGCATTAATCGTTTACCTTTCAGGGTACCTCCTGGCTTCACGTTGGGACAGATCAGCCCTTCAAGTCTATCTCCATAGGTGGCGGCTACCAGGTGTGGGCGATCGCCAGAGACGGATCGACGTTCTACCGCGGATCTGTCTCTGCTCAGAACCCTGCAGGTAGCACCACGCATTGTCAATCCTTATATGTGACTAGAATGTAGCAGAGGGGTATTTATAGCACTGCTCATCTAAATGTAATCACATTTAAAATAGACATTCCAGAGTCCACATAGTGGTCCTTGGTTCTTTTGACTTtgtttcaaatatttacaatgtgcttatttttaattttacaggAGACTGTTGGTACCACATCCCCTCTCCACCCAGACAGAAGCTGAAACAGGTGTCAGTGGGGCGCACATCCGTTTACGTTGTGGATGAAAACAGTACGGACTTCACTTATTATTTTCCCTTTGCCGTTATGTGCTTCCAACTGTAAATCTTAATATAGTGTTACCAATACTCCAGTTAGCTGATAACTATATTAATTAACTTTGAAACTACACCTACATTTTTACAGAATTACTGGCTTATTCATCTATGACACAGGCATTAAGAGTGAACGCAAACATTATGGATTTGTTAATTAAACATTATATCTGTTTTAGTTGTTGTCAAAGTTGCAGACCCACTAGTCAATACAGTGAGACTGTTCTGTATGGAATAATGCAGTGCATACCAGAACGAGAGAGAGGATGGAGTTTATTACCTTCAGCTTTGTAATTAAATGTTTCTTATTCTCCTTTTGCACTGTACCTGTCCAGGTAACTTGTGGTACCGCCAGGGCCTGACCCCCAGCTACCCACAGGGGTCCAGCTGGGAGCACATTTCAAACAACGTCCGCAGAGTGTCTGTGGGACCTCTCGACCAGGTGGGTGAAGAGTCTCTACTGATTCTATGCGAAGCTCTTTTATTTGCATGGGAAAATGTAAACGCGACCATCACAGTGGTCTTACTCGAGTTGTTCTGGAGACAAGTGTGCATGACATTTGCAATCTGAATGAGAAGACAGGAGCCCAGTTACCAAGTTGCAGGGGAAGATTTAGTGCAATACTTGTTAGAAGCCTGGCTCTAGTTCCAGCAAACTGCAGATCTGTATTTTTTTCCCAACTCCGCTGATCAGGCTGTCAGAAGACCATTATTTAATGATTGCGAAAGAAACCAAGGTAAAGAACAATGAAGCACACTGGAGGATTTGAAGATTAAGCATTTGGTATAAACAGTCCCATAAAGCACTCTAGTTTCATATTATCTTCACAAAAGGCAGCATATCTCTAAAAAGCTTGATTGTACTGTTTGACTTTATTCAGACCAATCACTTCTCAAGGCTATTATGAATTGAGACAATACTAAAATCAAAGCTAATCGGTTTAAATACCCTTGTGTAGATAACATATCAAATATCTGAGTTTGGACAAACTAAAACCCATACTAAAAGGGTGTGTTACCTGTGCTGTCTAAATACCACATGCCTTCTCTAGATCTGGATTATCATACAGATTAAGAGTAATTTGGTGTACACTGAAAATAGGAATCCAGCCATGGTCTCTCCACTAGAAGGATAACTGTCCTGTGCAATTGATCATAACATAAGACAAGCATACATGTGTCACTGAACTGTGACTATTTCAGTGAGGCCATTATTAGAGAGGATGCTCTCTACTGTTTTCTCTAGGTTTGGATAATTGCTGACAAAGTTCAAGGCAGCCACAGTCTGAGTTGTGGCACTGTATGCCATCGGGTTGGGGTGCAGCCAATGGAGCCTAAAGGACAATCGTGGGACTATGGAATTGGAGTAAGTCAGCtcaaaaaatgtttagtttaATATAGATAAGAATAACAtaagtattttttaatgttttaattagatttttcGGACATTTTTAGGGCATTGTCTTGATCCCTTAATCACGTGAGACCGGGGAGGATCTGTAAAACCCTCAATATTATGGACCCCTCCTTTTAAATATTTTTGATTTTCAAGCTGAATTTTAAGAATAGCATAACCGGCTTCTCTGTTGGTGTGGTGTGTTCTTCCTCCAGGGTGGATGGGAACACATTACGATAAGAGGGAACTCCCAGGAAGCCCCCAGGATTGTCATGCCAGTGCCTGCTGAAAATACTTTGGAAAAAAAGGGCCGTGTGGCAGAGGAGGGCGGTGAAGGTGGGGGCAGGACCGCTTCCATCAGCTCAGTACTCTGTATCAAAGAAGAGGAACTGAATGGAAACGCTGTGAGTTGTTAGCCTGCTTTCTCTCTTGTCCAGTGTGTACCTCTTAACATGAACATTGCAAGGTTATTCCTTCCTTCCGTTCTTCATTACTTCACAACTATGGAAGACCACCTGCCCATGTTTTACACAGCTTCTTTGTGTAGCtttggtgtgtgtgttggtggttaTACTTTTGTTTTAGTGCAATTTTTATTCTTTCTATGTCTCAAACaagattattgaaatgtattaatcAACATCTCATGTGTGTTTTACGTTACAACATGTGTGTTTTACGTTACAAGTTTcagtttgaaaatattattaCAGTACCTAAAATAAAATCCTAACACAGAAATCAATGCAGATGAATAAGGGTGAGAGGCTGTTATGGTCACAGTCAAACGAGGCGTTGCGACCAAAATGTAAAACTGCAACAAGCAATTCCAAAATGAGATGGAGTATATTTCTGTGGTGTGAGAAGAATATTGAATTAGAGTAAGGAATCCTTTTTTCCCCTCAAGAGGCTGGCCATGGAATTGAAGTAAGTCGCACAAACTGTGATGTTTATCTTACTCTGGTGTGCAACTAAATACTGTAAAAGATTTCCTAACTTCATCCTGTTTTGATAAGAAATAAGGCATTTTAAATCCAAGTCTATAGGGACACACCCAAACTGGTAGTTTTG comes from the Acipenser ruthenus chromosome 13, fAciRut3.2 maternal haplotype, whole genome shotgun sequence genome and includes:
- the LOC117418441 gene encoding tectonin beta-propeller repeat-containing protein 1-like; this encodes MPSSLLWAVDVYGRVYTLSTAGQCWELCKDAHLEFKRLTSVQQCCWGIAGDHQVYLYVHSSDVPIRYQEETYENQRWNPVDRFCEKLLPSDRWQWSDVTGLKHQPLDSFRLPSEHWEWEADWYVDENIDGEPTEKGGWTYAIDFPATYTKDKKWNSCVRRRRWIRYRRYKSRDTWAKIPSQDDGPLPDPFSDISAGGWEITDEPRGRLSLWAVSLQGKMWYREGIHHHNPEGSMWTEVTTPGEVVQISCGPSDLVWAVLWEGQLLVREGISRENPKGSSWVVVDSPSTEVGAIHVAVGINVVWAVTKDRKVWFRRGINSHNPCGTGWIGMVGEMVMVNVGLNDQVWGISCEDRAVYIRQGVTCSELSGKTWRAITVARDDDRSRSGSANSLASAGCFFSGEVRVQSQSSVMNDAESSSETERSQAAQSTSPTHADAMKRRIPKVTSDSFISELVSDKERKPGRDGRDGPTPSIQEDGAPQEQASADQETSVELFPQSSGQQGARDPKWSNVDLEEAQPPLPAAASDTTETSSLSSVATYNLGIEEQYGVDEHPLWAWVSGGGCAVDSHTHLNWFSASTGVSSCVQSMSLSITPAQTAAWRKQIFEQLSERSKREMENFKHYEQAIEQSVWVKKGNMQWWRDWKPNKWIDIRFALEQFSGTDGNRDGILFIYYTFNDEKKYLHAFINEITVLVPVLNDTKHTFAIYTPERTKQRWPIRLTAATEQEMHDWLALLNLSCCDSRGIHGAPCKQAIWSTTCKGDIYVCEPAPNLEAVPYPLPCDQMFWRQIGGHLRLVESNSLGIVWGIGYDHTAWVYTGGYGGGFSQGLGSSTDNIHTQTDVKSIYIYENQRWNPVTGYSSRGLPTDRYMWSDVSGLQECTKASTKPPSPQWTWVSDWCIDYNTSGGTDREGWQYAADFPATYHGYKTMKDFVRRRRWARKCKITTTGPWLEVPPIALWDLTILPCSSQSSVEEVSLWGISNKGDVLCRIGVTQQSPAGTSWLHVGTDQPFKSISIGGGYQVWAIARDGSTFYRGSVSAQNPAGDCWYHIPSPPRQKLKQVSVGRTSVYVVDENSNLWYRQGLTPSYPQGSSWEHISNNVRRVSVGPLDQVWIIADKVQGSHSLSCGTVCHRVGVQPMEPKGQSWDYGIGGGWEHITIRGNSQEAPRIVMPVPAENTLEKKGRVAEEGGEGGGRTASISSVLCIKEEELNGNAVSC